ATGCTAAAGTTCCAGCTAAGCTATTTATGAAAACTCCCAAATATGCAGCTACAAATGGTTCGATTTTTTGAGCCATCAACGTAGCTATTATACCAGTTAAGGTATCTCCACTTCCTCCTACTGTCATTCCGGGGTTTCCAGTTTTATTTAATTTAAATCTTTTACCATCACTAATTATATCTATAAATCCCTTAATTAAGACAGTGCATTTACACTTTTTTGCAGCTCTTACTACTTGATTTATTCTATCTCTCATATCTTTACTAGGTTCTTCACCGAAGAATATCCGAAATTCTCCACTATGGGGAGTTATTACTGCATTCTCATATAATTCGAACCCTCTTATAGCCTTAAGTGCGTCAGCGTCAATTACAGCTAATTTATTTTTTTCCCTTAAATAACTTACAATTAGTTTGGAAGCTTCAACAGTCTCGTCAGCCAAACCCATTCCTGGTCCTATAACTACAGCATCAGCTCTATCTATCCATGATTTTAGCTCCTCAAAGTTACTAGGTGAGATGTTTTTCCCTTGTAATTTGATTGTAATTAAATCTGGTGAATAACCAGCAATTATTTTGGCTGTATCCTCGGGTGATGCTACATATACTAGATCAGCCCCAGTTCTTAGCGCGGCCATAGCAGCTAAGGTTGGAGCACCACTAAAAGTATAACTTCCCCCAATAACTAATATTCTACCATTATCTCCTTTTTTAGAGTAATAAGGACGATTACGTATATTAACCATAACATCTCCGGGACCTGCATATATTTCAGCCTCAATGGGTATACCTATTTTCTTTACTACTGTAGGAAAATTGTATTTCAGCAATCCTACTTTCATATCATGAAACGTAACTACCAGATCTGGTTTTATATACTCTCCTTCATAGGCCTCTCCTGTATCTGCATTTATGCCAGATGGCACATCTATAGAAACCTTAAAGCCCTTACTTTCATTAAAAACTTTTATAGCTGTTCTAAAAGGTTCTCTAGGCCTACCAGAAAACCCAGTACCTAACATAGCATCTATTAGAACATCAGCTGAAACTGGTTTCAGTTCGTCTATCTCCCTTGGTTCGATAAGAGTGATAGAGTAATCCATTTCTTCTATTGCATTAAGATTTGTTAATGCGTCTTCATGCTTATTCTCACCTAATAAGATTACAGTAACTTTCGCTCCTTCACCCGCTAAATGCCTAGATGCAACTAAACCGTCGCCACCCTTACCACCATGGCCTACGAATACGTAAATAATCTTATCTTTTACATCAAACCTACTTACAATCTCATCCTTTACAGATCTTCCTGCATTTTCCATTAGGAGTAATGTAGGTACACCCAGTGCGGTACTATTTATCTCAAGTGCTCTCATCTCTTTTACTGAGATCATACATTATCAATAATTCGTTTTAAGTATAAATAGAGTTCAGTCGCGAGTTACTACATCATTTTTCAGGATTGGAGTTATTCATCACTGTACTAAGCTAAGTTTAAATATTAGAGAAAGCTTCTATTATTTGTTATTGGTCTCATATTCTTTAATGATTTCTAGTATCTTACTATTATATTATTATATGATTTGGAATGATATGGTAAGTGTATTATGTTAGTCTCTAATCAAAATTTATTAACTCTCACTTCGTTATAATAAATAGGTGCGTAAAATGGTATTAGGAAAGGAAACCGAAATGGGTTTAAAGGAACTATTCAAGGCAAATGCAGAAGATTTCATGTCATTAATGCTAGTAGCTGAAAAATTGGAACAGTTAGGCAAAAAGGAGGAGGCAAAGGCATTAAGAGAAAAGGCATTAGTGGAGTTAGGACACGCAAAGGCAATTTTTGAAACATTACTAAAACATCAAGAACTACAAGGCATGGTAAGCGAGATGGCTAAAGAGGAACAAGAACAGCACATAAGTGAGTACAATAAGGTTGCAATGACAGCAAAACAAGAAGGACACGAAGATATAGAAAAAATGCTATGTAGCTTTGCCGATCAAGAGGCTAAGATTGCTGAAACTATTGCAAGAGTTTCCAAGGTGCTAGAGAGTATGGCAAAAGAAGAGGATATGCAACATATAAGTGAGTACAATAAGGTTGCAATGACAGCAAAACAAGAAGGACACGAAGATATAGAAAAAATGCTATGTGCATTCGCTGAACAAGAAGCGAAAATTTCTGAAACTATAAAAACTGTAGCGAAGGCTCTTTAAAGCTATATTCTCTTATATTTTTCATTTTTTAGGTATTACACTATTATAAGGGGAAATCCATTTTAGGAAGATAGTAGATTTAATAGCATAATGATAATTGGCTACGTAATTGGGCAAGCTACTACGCAGGAAGCGTTGATGCTAGCAGAAAAACCAGTTAGACTAGGAACTTATGTAATCTTGGAGTACGACAATATAAAGGCCTTAGGATTAATAACGAGTGTTACGAGAGGTAGTTCAATGCTCGATGATAATATGAATGATATAGAAATTGTTCAAAAATTAAAACAGTTCAATAACAGTATACCCGTATATACTAAGGCAAAAGTAAAATTACTGTGCGATATAAATAATTATTGTTTAATGCCCGATATACCTCCCTTCGCTGGAACGCCAATTAGAGAAGCTGAAGAAGATGAGTTAAAAACTATTTACTCTAGAGATGGACAAATTAGAATAGGAACATTAGTAGGTAAAAATGTAGAAGTAAAACTAAATATAAATGCCTTAGCAAGACATTTGGCAATCTTAGCTGCTACAGGCTCAGGCAAATCTAATACCGTAGCGGTATTGTCACAAAGAATTTCTGAGCTTGGAGGATCTGTAATCATCTTTGACTATCACGGAGAGTATTATGACAGTGATATAAAGAATTTAAATCAGATAGAACCTAAACTGAACCCACTTTACATGACTCCTAGGGAATTTGCAACACTATTAGAAATAAGAGACAATGCTATTATACAATATAGGATTTTAAGGAGGGCATTTACAAGAGCAACTGAAGAAATTAAAAAACAACTAAAGGAGGGACAAATAGCTTTAACGCAAATTAATCAACAATTTTATGATTTAATGAAGGAAAAATTGGAAGAAGAAGGGCGAACCGATAAAAGAGGGAATGCAAAAGAAGAAGTATTGAATAAATTCGAGGAATTTACAGATAGGTATTCGAATGTAATAGATCTTACCTCATCTGATATAGTTGAAAGGATTAGAAGAGGAAAAGTAAACGTTGTGAGTCTTACACAACTGGATGAAGATTCAATGGATGCAATAGTATCTCATTATCTTAGAAGAATCTTGGACGCAAGAAAGGAATTTAAACGAAAGAAATCTGGTGGACTTAAATTCCCTATAATCACTGTCATCGAAGAGGCACACGTATTCCTCTCTAAAAATGATAACACATTAACGAAATATTGGGCATCGAGAATAGCCAGAGAAGGTAGAAAATTCGGTGTTGGATTAACTATAGTTAGCCAGAGACCTAAGGGGCTAGACGAAAATATATTAAGCCAGATGACAAATAAGATTATTTTAAAAATAGTTGAACCTACCGATAAGAAATACGTTTTAGAATCTAGTGATAACTTAAGTGAGGATTTAGCAGAACAGCTTTCTTCATTAGATGTAGGAGAAGCAATAATAATTGGAAAGATTGTCAAGTTACCAGCTATTGTAAAAATAGATAAATTTGAAGGAAGATTACTTGGTACAGATCCAGACATGATAGGCGAGTGGAAAATTGAACAAGAGCATGAAGAAATCGCTAAAGGTTTCGCTAATTTTGGTATTAACGGAGGTGAAGAGTAATTGTTAATACTTCACATCTCTGATACACATTTGGGAAAGAGGCAGTATTCCCTTGCTGAAAGAGAGAAGGATATTTACAATACATTTTCGCAATTAATTGACATAGCGATAAAGGAACATGTCGATGCAGTTATACATTCTGGGGACTTATTTGATGTTTCAAATCCCTCTACTAACGCTATTGTGGAAGCAGTAAGGAACTTAAAACGTTTAAAGGAAGCTGGGATTCCGTTTTTATCGATACCAGGTGATCACGATAGACCTAAAAGGTCTGGATTCCTAGTTCCTCACTCGATATTACTCGAAATGGATCTGATAAAAATGATGACTTATGAAAAACCATATACTCTAGGTAACTTAGAAATTTATGGTATTCCACACATTCCAACTATTTCAAAAACCGCACTAAAGGAGATTTTGTCCTCCTTAAAACCTACCTCTCATAGAAGCATCCTACTTCTACATCAAGGTGTAAAGCAGATGTTACCTTATGAAAGCTCCTGGCAATTAGAACTAGGTGACTTACCTAAGGGTTTCGGATACTATGCCTTAGGCCATATTCATACAAGATGGAAGCTTATCCAAGAGGATGGTTCAATCATAGCGATAGCTGGTTCTCCCGATATTATGAGAGAAGAAGAGATAGAAGGATATGAAAATTTTGGAAAAGGAGCGTATCTAGTAGACTTTTCAAAGGAATTACCTAATCTTCAGCAAATAAATATTAAGATAAGAAAGCAAAAAGTTGTTGTTATAAATACGAAGGATTTGAAAAATGAGATTGAGAAGATAAAAAATGAGATAAAAAACGAAAATGAAAAACCTATAATTCATATCATTTTGAGAGGAGAAACAATAAGAAAAGATTTACTAAATAGAGAATTACTTGTATTAAATGATAACGTGCTATATTACAGAATATATAAGGATGAAACTTCACAATCAATTAACAATATAACCTATACTTTACCACAAGAAAAGGGATTGGACAAAATAATACTTGAATATCTAACCAAGTATGAAAAATTCAATGAAGACGAAGCTAATCTAATTTTACAAATGATAAAGAACGTTGATTCGGAGGAAACTGTAATCGAGATACTAAAGAAAATAAGCGGTGTTGATTAATGCGAATCAGTAAGATTATATTAAATAACTTCTTAAGTCATGAAAAAAATGAAATTAATTTTAAAGGAGAAATAAACGTAATAATAGGACAAAATGGTGCTGGTAAGAGTTCAATAATAGATGGAATAGTTTTTGGACTATTTAGGGAGCATAGTAGAGGAACTATCGACAATTTAATTAGAAAAGGTACTAATAGAGCTAGTATAAAATTACATTTGCTTAATGAGAGAGACGAAATAATAATTGATAGAAATATAAGTAAAGGTAATAGCTCGATAGAAGATGGATTAATAAAGAATGGGAAGCCATTAGCATATTCAGCAAAGAAAGTATCCGAAGAGTTAGAGAAAATTCTAGGGATTGATAAAGATATTGCCCTATCAACAATAATAGTAAAACAAGGAGAATTAGATAAAATCTTAGACGATTTCCAAGAAGTAATAGGCAAAATACTAAAACTCGAGTCCATTGAGAAGCTCACAGACACTAGAGGACCAATAGTTAGTTTCAGGAAGGATCTAGAAAATAAACTTAAACTGCTAGATACCATAAAAGAACAGTACGAAAGTGACAAAAAGAGATTAGAGGAAAAGCAAAGGAGAATAAAGGAGCTAGAAGAAAAAAGAGAAAAATTAAATAAAGAGCTAGACACTCTTGAAACAAATTTAGATGAGCTTAGAGATCAATTTGAGAAATATGATGCAAAGAGAAATAAATATATAGAGTTAAGAACTAGCTTAGAAGAAAAAAGAAATACTCTGAACTCTGTAATCAAAGAAATCAATAGATTAAAAAAGGAAACTGAGAATCTCGAGAATATTGAGAACGAAGTAAAAGAACTCGATAAGTTAAAAGAAATAAAAGCTAAGTTAGACAATTATGAGGCGTTACTTGAAAATAACAGACACATTATATCTAATATAAAGGATCTAAGTGAGGAGATACAAGAGTTTGAAAAGGCTATAGCTAGAAAAAAGGAACTTGAAAATAAATATCTGAGATATAAAAACTTGGAAGAGGAAAAGAAGAAAGTAGACGCTGACTATAGAAATTATATAAGATTAAAAAGTGAATTAGAATCTAAAATTCGTCTTTTAGAAAAACTAGAAAAACAAATTAATGAGATAACTAGAGGAATTGATAAAATAAATGAACTTGAAAACAAAATAAAGGAGCTTAGAGAGAAACAATCGCATCTCCAGCAACAACTAGGTGAAGTTAATAACTCACTAAATGAAAAAGAAGAATTAGTAAGGAACATTAGTCAAATTAAGGGGAATACATGTCCAGTATGTGGTAGGTCACTTGATGAATATCACAAGGTAAAAATAGTAGAGGAAACTAAAGCTATTATCTTAGAATTGAGGAAAAAAAAGAGTGATTTGAACAAGAAATTAAATGAAACTATTGAAGAACTAAACAAGGCTGAGAGTGAGTATAAGATACTATCAAATAATAAAGCTAAATATGATGATATGAAAAGACAAATGGATGAATTTGAAAAAGAAATAGAAAGCCTAAGATTAAAGATTGCAACTTATACAAATATAGAGGAGAAAATGAAAAGTATTACAGAGGAATTAGAGATATTGAAAAGTGATTATGAGGAGTATATAAGACTGTCTAAATATGATGAAAGTAAACTAGCTGATAAGAAGCAGAGATTAGAATCTCTGTTGAACGAGAAAAATAAATTAGAAGAGAAATTAAGATCTTTAGAAAATGAGATCCGAGGATTCGATAAAAAGAGTTTACAAGAAAAAATATCGAATTTAGAGAAGAAGAAAGACATACTAGAAGACATGAAAAAGAAAAGAAGCGCTTTGGAGACATATCTTCAACAAAGGGCTTCATTAGAAGACGAAATAAGAAAACTTGAGAGCGAGCTAGCAAATATTCAGTTCAGTGAGAACGAGTATAATGAGCTGAAGAGTAGAATAGATAATTTAGAGAAGGAAATTAATGAAAGAAGGAATGACATAAGCAGGATTGAAGGAGAGTTACATAGCGAGAAAAGGGACATTGAGAGTTTAGTTAATCAGATAGAAAATTATGAAAGACAGCTAATGAATAAAGATAAAATTGAACAAGCCATTAATAAATTGGAAAAAATAAGAACGGCATTAGGAGAAAAGAGATTACAGAGTTATATAGTTATGACCACTAAACAAGTAATTGAAAACAATCTAAATGATATAATATCAAAATTTGATTTGTCAATAAAGAACGTCGAAATAGAGATAACTCCAAAAATTGGAAAGGGCAGTAGAGGAACGGGAAATATAATTGTTTATACTAATAATGGAGATACTTTACCAATTGTAGCATTAAGTGGCGGTGAAAAGATAGCATTGGCAATCGCTTTGAGGCTAGCTATTGCAAAAACTTTGATGACTAATACAAACTTTTTCATTCTTGACGAGCCCACAATCCATTTAGATGATCAGAGAAAGACCTATCTCATTGAATTGATTAGAGCTGCAAAAGAAAGTGTACCTCAAATAATAGTTGTAACTCATGATGAAGAAGTCCTACAAGCTGGCGATTATGTTATCCGTGTAGAGAAAAGAGGCAATAAGAGTATAGTGAGGGAGGAGACGTGATAAGAAAAATATATGATATGCTAATAAAAAATCAACGCGAAATAAAAAATCAAATCTATAATACAGCAAATTATCTTAAACAAGAAATACAAGAAAAAATCAAAGAGTATTGGAATAACTACACTCCTAACACTCAATTAGGTCAATTAGAATTCGTGGCGGTAGATGGTGGTTCGTTCAGTAAAGCTATGAGAATAGGAATAATATATGCCGTCGGTGCGGAATCAGTAATCGGAGATAAAGGGGGAGTTAAACCATTAGGTGAAGATGGAAGGATAGGAATTTTTAAACCGGGCAATGATGCACAAGAAAGAATCTCTCTATTAATGGAAGCATTGGAACTTCTGTTAGCATTAAAAGACGGAAAACTTGGAGATTATGTCCTAATGGATGGTAGTCTCAATAAGAAAATAGGTAAAAAAGTCGATATTCAGAAGTTTTCTAAAGATGAATTAAATTTAGTCGAAAACGTTGATATAGATAGCATAATTAATCTAAAAGATGAAGAGAAAATGAAAGATCTTCTAACGCTTACTAACCAATTACTCATTAGTAAAATAATAGAAGAGTATGACGGTAAAGTATTATGGATCTCTAAGACTAGCAGATCAAGAGATCTATTTGATACAGACTATCCCGACATAACTGTTTTTGAATTATTTACTGAGGAAACTGGATTTTCAAATCCTATTGTAAAAAATATTGCATCTGAGAAGGTTTCGAATTATGATAAAGTAGAAATATTGAAGAATATGGAGTATAGTACTTTTTACGCTAGACTAGACAAAGGAAAGAGAGTAATAAGAATCGATATAACTGGTAGAATAGATGAAAATATTGCAAAAGACATAATTGATAGCATAAGTGGTATTTCAGTCAAGGGATATCCGTTTCCACTTTTGAAGGCACATATCGATGTTAGATTCTCTAAATCAGATAGGGAGAAAATAATACGAATGATAGGAAGTAGACTTTATAAAAATATAGAATGGTGGCCTACTCAGTTTGACTAGAATGTTATTTAATCGTGTGCATCAGTTTCAAATTGAACTGTTATGTGAGAAATGTTATATTTTTCTTTAAGTACTTTATAAATCGAATTTCTCATATCGTCAGCCTCAGCTATAGTCAAATTTGGTGGAACCTTAACGTGAAGAGTAGCTACTCTCATATGGTTACAAATTGACCATATATGAAGATGATGTATATTGGGCGAAATTTTAGCCAACTCGTTTTGAACATCATCTATTTTTACTGGTGAACCTTCCATAAATATTAAGAAGGATTCTTTTAACAATGGAACGGAAAATGAGACGTTTAGTAAAACTAAGATAAGAGCACCTATGGGATCCAATTCTCGTAGACCTATAAATAAGATAAGAGCACCCGTTATAATCCCTATAACATATCCTAGGAAGTCTGATAAAATATGGACATAGACGCTCCTACTTCCTATATCATCTTTTTCTTTTGGTTTCGCAAAAAAGGTTAGTATTGCAGCTATGGCAGACGTTATAATCAACACTATAGAATTATCTAATACTCCTCTAATCAGCGAGATAATCGAAATGTACGCTACAATTACAGAAAGAAAAATTATCACAAAAATATTAGCGATAGCAACAACAACTTCTAATCTATGTAAACCATATGTATACTTTCCTTCTCTTGTCTCATTTTTACCTATAGTTTTCAATATAGCTATAGAGAATAAAACTGTTAGAAAGTCTATCATTACATGAGAAAATTCTGATAGTATTAAAGGACTAGATGAAACATGATAGGCAATAATTAAGATAAAAAGGGATAGAGACATTAATATTATTGTCCTATACACACAATAAGGTATGTTATGTATTATAAATAAGTCTTTTTGAGGCTTACCCTAAGATAAATAGCAGGAGATCATCAGAGAAATTTAAGATGTGCTACTTTTAAATTTTATCTCATATATAATTTTTATTTAGGATATAGTTTAAAATGAAATAGTTTGTGGATTTTCTGAAAATTGAGGCTATTCTCTCTATCAGGACTATTCATAGAATTATCGTCTAGTTTTCAAATGATATACACACTACAAAGCAAGACATCTTATAGAATACTTGGGAGTATTGTATTTATTACTCAGCTGATAATCTAACATAACACTTATTAGACGGAGCCCCTTTCATCGAGTCCTAATAGACACTCGGGGGCTGATCCTGCCGACCCTTAACTTAAATACTACTTCCAGACCTTTATATCTTTCTAGTTTATGAAAGCTTCACACTTTGTCTTGTTATGAATTAATGACTTTCAAAAATGCTCTTCCTTTTACGTTCTTCCTAAAATAAAGGGATACCCTCTACACATATAAATGAGCCACGATCATCATTATATACTGGTTCAAGCTCGCTTTCGTTAATTTCCTCTAAAGTTGATCTAATTCTGGATATTTTCGCAAAATTACCCAAAATAGTGTAAAATTCATGCCTAGATATAAAATGAGCGTAAGAATAGTACTTATGTCCTTGTTTACCTAGCTGTTGATAGTATTCACCCCATTTAGAATCCCTAGCAATGAAACAAATGACTACTCTTTCCTTTGCCACTCTTACCGCCTCTCTAATAAATGCTTTTACATCTTCTATGAAGCAAACAGTCACTGAGCTAAATACACAGTTAAACGCCTTGTCCCTAAACGGTAAAAATAACGCATCAGCCATAACTTTCTCGTCACTTCTGCTCTCTTTAAGCATTAATAGAGATATATCTAGAGATACTATGTGACCATTAATCTCCTCATGAAAGATATCTGGCCCTGACCCTATATCCAAACAATCTTTAAGGTCAAAACTTCTAACTACATTCTTCTCGTTCTCGTATATTTTATTATGGACTTCGTACCACCTCTTATATTTCTTTGGATCGTTAAATAGTGTTCTTATATCCATAATTGCTCTCACTCACCTTTATTACTTCCATTAGTATTTTAATTTTAGTGATAATATCATCTAGAAATGACACTAAGTCTTCCCTTCTTCTTCTCAATGCAATAGATGTAGAGAATGAGAATTCTGAGAGTCTATTCTCAATAAATTCCAATTCTCTTTCAATTTGTGTTTTTAAATTCTTATATGTTAAATAAATGTCAAAAAGATCAACGGTTATGGTTTTCTCATCATCTCTTAACGAGTAATATGGGCATAAATAACAAAAAACTGGGTGGGGGACAATTTTCCCATTAGATATCCAACTGGCGAGTATTTTGCTTTTAGATGAGAATTTTTTACAATAACCATAAATAAAAAATGCGCAAGAGTCGCGCTTTCTAGTACCCTCAGCTACTATCTGGTCATAGTTCCTTATTTTATGAGACAAGACTATGTCAATTGATAACTCTCTGAAGTTTTGCATTATTATATAATACTCACTTAACTTTATAAACCTAAATTAATTCAAACCTTATTGTATCGTAACATTGCAGATAGGAGAAATTTTAAATTATTCCAAGATAGAAATGAGTACAGTATGGAAGTAGATCTCGCAAACCTCTTGAGGCAGAGAAATCTCAAAGTGACACCACAGCGAATCGCAATATTAAAACTCATAATGAAAGGAGGACATTTCAGTGGAGAACAAATTTATGAGGAACTTAAGAAAACCGAACCTAGTATAAGCTTATCTACAGTGTATAATACATTAGAAACATTAAAGGAAGCTGGAATCTTAAATTCCTTTGAAGCAAATGGAATAACTTGGTTCGAAATTAATAGGAAACCACATATTAATGTGTTTTGTACGGATTCTAATATGATCATGGATTTGGAAATCGAAATTGACAATTTTATGGAAAAGCTTAATAAAACGGGGTTAGATGTTAAAAACGTAAATATCATCGTTTACGCTGATTGTTCAAAACTAGTAAAGAGCGCTAAATAAAATATCTTTAAATCTTTTGTTGTCAGCTTTTAACACTATTTCTACATTAACCATATTTCTCTGTAAATTGTACCAGTCTACCAACATGGCACCTCTAGAATCTGAACATAATTCAACATCAACATGTTTCATCGAAGACTCTAATATAATCGAATTGTCATAAGCCAATGAAACTGTCAACGAATCAGGATGAATACTTCCCATAACACCTTGATTTTTACTCGAATACTCTTTTAGCGTCTTATTTACCTTAATGAAAAAATCTGAAAGCCTGGTATTTATCCTTGATATATGATTCCAATCTTCTTCAGATAAGACCCCATACAATTCTGCAGTCTCCCAAGGAACGAGAGTTATATCAAAACCCGCATTCAAAACTATTTTAGCTGCCTCTGGATCTACCCAGAAGTTGAATTCGGCTATAGGAGTAGTATTACCCCTCGAAAAAGCTCCTCCCATTATCCAAATCTTTTTTATTCTTTTACTAATATTTGGATCCTTTAAATAGGCTAACGCAATATTCGTTAAAGGGGATATTGCAAGTATCTCTAATTCACCATAGTATTCCTTAGATAATCTAATTATAGCATCAACAGCATGTTCCTTTTCAGGTTGCTTAGTAGGTTGAGGATAATTCCATTCACCCATCCCATTACTTCCATGGACTTCTTCAACCGTCCTCCACTTTCCCAGAATAGGCCTTTGCGAACCTAAAAATACTGGAACATCTTGCCTACCTATGTATTCCAATGTAAAAAGAGCATTTTTGACTTCTTGATTGTAATCCACATTACCAGCAACTATTGTGACACCTAATAGCTCAAAATACTTAGATGCAAGCAATATAGCTATCGTATCATCACTTGCTGTATCCGAATCAAGTATAACTTTCCTAGTCATAATCCTTTTACTTTATAAAGATTTTAATACTTAACTTTCAATAGTTGATTAACGAGTTTATATGGTATACTAACTTGACCTCTAAGATTAAATGAGCAATTAAGGGTTAAACAGTGATTTTTGAATTTGGAGACTTTTATAAATTTACATTAGTTCCTATATCAGTGGATGAAGTAAAATTTACGTTCAGCTTATAAATAGTACACAAAGCCTATAATTGGGAAATACCTAAGGGACAAAAAATAAATAAATTTAGATTTTAATTGTTCAACGACTACTTTGTTGGAGGTTTTTCAAAACTCACGTTACTTTTTCATATTCTCTCTATAGTAAAAATAACGTTCCAAACCAGATACTTTACAAATACCCCACAAAGCATTCAACAACTAACTTGCTTTCTAACTGTTGTATAATCTGCATAATATGAGTATTTTCTTATTATAGAAATATGCTATTATAATTCAGATTTAAAACCTCTTCATAATTTTCTTTAAAAATAAATATTTCTTCTACGCTATACGATTAGAAGTCTCATTTCTAAAGTATGAAAGAATTTTTATATTACTTCATCTTTAATACCACTGGATGAAGGTTAGAGTATTTAATATAGGAGGAATAACACAAGAATATAGCCTTGAATTGGAGAAAGGAGTAACCACTTATGAAGCTCCAAATGCCTATGGTAAGACTTCGCTAGTAAGAGCTTTAGTATCCCTACTAACATCCAGCATTAAGGCAGAAGATCTACTTTATGTTTTTGCTGATAATGGTTATGTGGAAGTAAATTTAGATAATAAGCTATATTACAGAAGAATAAGAAGAGCAAAAAACGGATTATACGAGGAGAAGAACTTAATCATGGATGATGATAGAGCTTTACTATTAACGTACTTTTCCCCAGAGAATAAATTGGTAACGCAGATATTATCTGGAGATGGAAACATAGAATGGTTTATATCTGCTACATCAAAAATAAATGAAATAAAATCCAAGAAAGAAGAATTACAGAAACTACTAAATGCCGAAATAACAGCAAGAGATGATTTACAAAAGAAATATAATAATATAAGAGAAATACAAACTAAAATTAGAGCAATAGATGAAGAGATAGACAAATTAGAAAAAGAAAGGGAAAATAGTAGTAACATAGTAGCTAAAACAACACTCACAATAACTATGACTAGACAAAACAAGATAAATGAAATATTAAACAAGATAAAAGTTAAAAAAGATGAGTTAGCAAATCTAGAATTAGCATTAAAGAAGATAGAAGAAGAGATTCAAAATAAGGAAAGTAAAGTTTCTCCTGAAATAAAGAACCAACTACAAAAAGAGCTTGATGAAATAAATGAGAAGCTTAAGTTGAAGACCAATGACAGAACTGAACTAGAAATAGAGCTTAAAGTACTTGAAAGAGTATTAGAGGAAGTAGAGGAATCAGATAAACATCATCTAGATACATGTAACGTTTGTGGAAGTAAAGTGGATCCCAGCATATGGAAAGTAAGAGCTGAAATAATATCAA
The nucleotide sequence above comes from Sulfolobus tengchongensis. Encoded proteins:
- a CDS encoding nucleoside hydrolase; this encodes MTRKVILDSDTASDDTIAILLASKYFELLGVTIVAGNVDYNQEVKNALFTLEYIGRQDVPVFLGSQRPILGKWRTVEEVHGSNGMGEWNYPQPTKQPEKEHAVDAIIRLSKEYYGELEILAISPLTNIALAYLKDPNISKRIKKIWIMGGAFSRGNTTPIAEFNFWVDPEAAKIVLNAGFDITLVPWETAELYGVLSEEDWNHISRINTRLSDFFIKVNKTLKEYSSKNQGVMGSIHPDSLTVSLAYDNSIILESSMKHVDVELCSDSRGAMLVDWYNLQRNMVNVEIVLKADNKRFKDILFSALY
- a CDS encoding archaea-specific SMC-related protein, yielding MKVRVFNIGGITQEYSLELEKGVTTYEAPNAYGKTSLVRALVSLLTSSIKAEDLLYVFADNGYVEVNLDNKLYYRRIRRAKNGLYEEKNLIMDDDRALLLTYFSPENKLVTQILSGDGNIEWFISATSKINEIKSKKEELQKLLNAEITARDDLQKKYNNIREIQTKIRAIDEEIDKLEKERENSSNIVAKTTLTITMTRQNKINEILNKIKVKKDELANLELALKKIEEEIQNKESKVSPEIKNQLQKELDEINEKLKLKTNDRTELEIELKVLERVLEEVEESDKHHLDTCNVCGSKVDPSIWKVRAEIISRDLREKTSLLDSLRNDIIGLQKRKEEIELRLKELQTMENDIAKLKAKREELINRIGSVKFQIDDLERQRRETEERFNKNESLSGTIVTSDDSTSILKRIEELRKKREEYEYELQLLGVPSSILEELKEKEEHIEQLQKKVDELQVEYIRRLTRAREEFNRISNQLLRRFEFDMEAEIDGNYRLIVKRKGATIDIKKLSSSERTTLALILVLSALRAYFKTPYFIIDESAMTFDQKRFNSLLEYLTEIADYVIVTKSSETTEIKTIPPKQIEVSS